One segment of Synechococcus sp. A15-24 DNA contains the following:
- a CDS encoding methyltransferase domain-containing protein — translation MTNTWSQRVVERFGRSADRYDGAANLQRAMARQLAERCRRQSIPRGLWVDLGSGTGLLADDLEHLHPGQTVLRVDGSDAMLRRHHPTTRTCCLDLNQPLPNWSSAPVLLSSSFVLHWLTGPATWLQHWYDRLAEGGWLVVAVPVAGSFQQWHQAAERAQLPCTALRFPEVDDLLNVVPRSAVRHQRLHCFSRRAQRPLELLRPMRTIGASTSAHAGLGPSQWRRLARAWPDSETPTLTWHVLSLMLQR, via the coding sequence ATGACGAACACTTGGAGCCAACGGGTTGTGGAGCGCTTCGGTCGATCCGCTGATCGTTACGACGGTGCCGCCAACCTCCAACGCGCCATGGCCAGACAACTGGCTGAACGGTGCCGCCGTCAGAGCATTCCCCGGGGGCTCTGGGTGGATCTGGGCAGTGGAACGGGTCTGCTGGCTGATGATCTGGAACATCTGCATCCGGGTCAGACGGTGCTGCGAGTCGACGGCAGCGACGCCATGCTGCGCCGTCATCACCCAACCACCAGAACCTGCTGCCTGGATCTGAATCAGCCGCTGCCCAACTGGAGCTCAGCGCCTGTGCTGCTGAGTTCCAGCTTCGTTCTGCACTGGCTGACCGGCCCAGCAACCTGGCTGCAGCACTGGTATGACCGTCTGGCCGAAGGGGGCTGGCTGGTTGTTGCCGTTCCCGTTGCCGGCAGTTTTCAGCAATGGCATCAGGCCGCCGAACGGGCCCAACTGCCCTGCACAGCCCTGCGCTTCCCTGAAGTCGATGATCTCCTGAACGTTGTTCCTCGCTCTGCCGTGCGACATCAACGACTGCATTGCTTCAGCCGCCGAGCGCAACGGCCTCTTGAGCTGCTGCGTCCGATGCGCACGATCGGGGCCAGCACCAGCGCCCATGCTGGCTTGGGGCCCAGTCAGTGGCGCCGTCTCGCGCGAGCCTGGCCGGATTCGGAGACCCCGACCCTCACCTGGCACGTACTGAGCCTGATGCTGCAGCGATGA
- a CDS encoding alpha/beta hydrolase, giving the protein MNQVIAAHGWAGDATVWRAWQQRFEALGWHWDAVERGYGQREPHQPSWAELPGQRLVIAHSLGLHLLPEPVLQQADAVVSLAGFAAFVPAGAAGRALAVALKGMASCLGTSNELGMLRKFLSRCASPLPLSALPNNPLLRGMHPSGRQRLQDDLVLLQQCQSLPESWPEGASVLVVQGEQDAIVCPDSRAQLLQALPPSRTDHLLRPDEGHAVVTPAVLDQVVRWAGNP; this is encoded by the coding sequence ATGAATCAGGTGATCGCCGCCCATGGTTGGGCTGGGGATGCAACGGTCTGGCGGGCCTGGCAGCAGCGGTTTGAGGCCCTGGGCTGGCACTGGGATGCCGTTGAACGGGGCTATGGACAGCGTGAGCCCCACCAGCCCAGCTGGGCAGAGCTGCCGGGACAGCGCCTCGTGATCGCCCACTCCCTGGGACTCCATCTGCTGCCGGAGCCGGTGCTTCAACAAGCAGATGCCGTGGTGAGCCTGGCGGGCTTTGCAGCCTTTGTTCCAGCAGGAGCGGCCGGCCGGGCGCTTGCAGTGGCCCTCAAAGGCATGGCCTCCTGCCTGGGGACGTCGAACGAACTAGGGATGCTGCGGAAATTCCTGAGCCGCTGCGCCTCGCCTCTGCCGCTCTCGGCCCTGCCGAACAATCCGCTGCTACGCGGCATGCATCCTTCTGGCCGCCAGCGGCTGCAGGATGATTTGGTCCTGCTTCAGCAGTGCCAGAGCCTTCCGGAGAGCTGGCCTGAGGGAGCATCGGTGCTGGTGGTGCAGGGGGAGCAGGACGCGATTGTCTGCCCGGACAGCCGCGCGCAACTGCTGCAGGCCCTGCCCCCGTCGCGCACAGACCACCTGCTCCGCCCTGATGAGGGTCATGCCGTGGTGACACCGGCGGTGCTGGATCAAGTGGTGCGCTGGGCAGGCAATCCATGA
- a CDS encoding aminotransferase class I/II-fold pyridoxal phosphate-dependent enzyme: protein MASQDPARRRTLHTWSSAALPWTLQRAETEQHPLLDLASNDYLGLSRHPAVIDAATEALHRDGVGAGASRLVTGSRPCHARFEADLADWLGRSCVLLFPSGFQANLAAVCVLADRHTTVLADRLIHHSLLVGVRASGARLQRFQHNDLTDLERRLQAMAGQPGSVVVLSESLFSMEGTSPDVAALAALCQRFGADLLMDEAHALGVLGPEGRGLCFGIEPVRLISGTFGKAFGSGGAFLASDADLGDALLQTSGAFRYTTALAPPLVAGAQTALDLIRSYPHWSQQLQQRASHWRDALEGQGWIRPAGVGPVLPLLLGSDAAALAAQAVLEEHGLLSVAIRPPTVPEGTARLRLVLRRDLPDETVGQLLKALPCP, encoded by the coding sequence ATGGCATCCCAGGATCCAGCACGGCGCCGCACGCTGCACACGTGGAGCAGCGCTGCTCTCCCCTGGACCCTGCAGCGGGCCGAGACCGAGCAACACCCCCTGCTGGATCTGGCCAGCAATGATTATCTCGGTCTCAGCCGTCATCCGGCGGTGATCGACGCCGCCACCGAAGCCCTCCATCGCGACGGCGTTGGGGCTGGTGCGTCACGGCTGGTCACCGGCAGCCGGCCGTGTCACGCGCGTTTCGAGGCAGACCTGGCCGACTGGCTTGGACGGAGCTGCGTCTTGCTGTTTCCCAGTGGCTTCCAGGCGAACCTCGCTGCCGTCTGCGTCCTGGCTGACCGGCACACCACAGTTCTGGCCGATCGATTGATTCACCACTCGCTGCTGGTGGGCGTGCGGGCCAGCGGTGCCCGTCTGCAGCGCTTCCAGCACAATGATTTGACGGATCTCGAGCGGCGGTTGCAGGCCATGGCAGGGCAGCCGGGATCCGTGGTGGTGCTCAGCGAAAGCCTGTTCAGCATGGAGGGCACCAGCCCGGATGTGGCAGCTCTGGCTGCACTGTGCCAACGCTTTGGGGCCGATCTGCTGATGGATGAGGCCCATGCCCTCGGGGTGCTGGGACCGGAGGGTCGCGGCCTCTGCTTTGGCATCGAACCAGTGCGACTGATCAGTGGCACCTTCGGCAAGGCCTTCGGCAGCGGCGGCGCCTTCCTGGCCAGTGATGCCGATCTCGGTGACGCCTTGCTGCAGACCAGTGGCGCCTTTCGTTACACCACTGCCTTGGCCCCACCCCTGGTGGCCGGTGCACAGACGGCACTGGACCTGATCCGATCCTATCCGCACTGGAGCCAACAGCTGCAGCAGCGGGCGAGCCACTGGCGGGATGCCCTGGAGGGCCAAGGCTGGATACGACCTGCGGGGGTGGGGCCCGTGCTGCCCTTACTGCTGGGCAGCGATGCCGCGGCCCTCGCCGCTCAGGCGGTTCTGGAAGAACACGGATTGCTGAGTGTGGCGATCCGGCCGCCCACCGTTCCGGAGGGGACCGCTCGGCTGCGGCTGGTGCTGCGCCGGGACCTGCCGGATGAGACGGTGGGACAGCTGCTCAAGGCCCTCCCCTGCCCATGA
- a CDS encoding bile acid:sodium symporter family protein — protein MSLERFTTLFPLSTLLGSLLALLHPPLFVWFGGPLITIGLGVIMLGMGLGLTPRDFLGVSRQPRAVILGVTAQFLVMPSLAAAIAVLLQLPAPLAVGLILVGCCPGGTASNVVTLIAKGDVALSVVMTSISTVAAVVLTPRLTELLASQYVPVDGWLLLLRVLQVVSVPVACGVLLKQGMPRLANRVEPVMPPIAVVAIVMIVASVVGSQRQLLLEQGALLLLACLLLHGGGFLLGFLMARLVGASSQAQRTISIEVGMQNSGLAVVLARTGGFSTPLTALPGAISAVVHCLLGSALAAVWRRSDHAEVPNSSHP, from the coding sequence ATGTCCCTCGAGCGATTCACCACGCTGTTTCCCCTCTCGACGCTGCTGGGATCACTGCTGGCGTTGCTGCACCCTCCCTTGTTCGTCTGGTTTGGTGGACCACTGATCACCATCGGCTTGGGGGTGATCATGTTGGGGATGGGCCTGGGCCTGACACCGCGAGACTTTCTGGGGGTCAGTCGACAGCCCCGAGCTGTGATCCTGGGGGTGACGGCCCAGTTTCTGGTCATGCCCAGCTTGGCTGCTGCTATCGCAGTTTTGTTGCAGCTGCCGGCACCCTTGGCTGTCGGTTTGATTCTTGTGGGCTGCTGTCCGGGGGGGACCGCCAGCAATGTGGTGACGCTGATCGCCAAGGGCGATGTGGCCTTGTCGGTGGTGATGACCAGCATCAGCACCGTGGCAGCTGTGGTGCTGACACCACGGCTCACAGAACTTCTGGCCAGCCAATACGTGCCGGTGGATGGTTGGTTGCTGCTGCTGAGGGTGCTGCAGGTGGTGTCGGTACCCGTGGCCTGCGGGGTGCTGCTGAAACAGGGGATGCCCAGGCTGGCCAATCGCGTTGAGCCGGTCATGCCTCCGATTGCTGTGGTGGCCATCGTGATGATCGTGGCCAGCGTGGTGGGAAGTCAGCGCCAGCTGCTGCTGGAGCAGGGGGCGCTGTTGCTGCTGGCCTGTCTGCTGCTCCATGGCGGAGGCTTCCTGCTGGGCTTTCTGATGGCTCGTTTGGTCGGTGCCTCCAGCCAGGCCCAGCGCACCATCAGCATTGAGGTGGGCATGCAAAACTCTGGTCTGGCGGTTGTTCTGGCTCGTACGGGCGGCTTCTCCACTCCGCTGACGGCTCTGCCTGGAGCAATCTCAGCTGTAGTCCATTGCCTCCTGGGCAGCGCCCTGGCCGCCGTTTGGCGTCGATCCGACCATGCAGAGGTCCCCAACAGCTCACATCCCTAG
- a CDS encoding DEAD/DEAH box helicase, which yields MAASGLDPSTIFPFPLDDFQLEAIDALNQGHSVVVSAPTGSGKTLVGEYAIHRALAHGQKVFYTTPLKALSNQKLRDFREAYGDDNVGLMTGDLSVNREASIVVMTTEIFRNMLYAEASEHDDPLADVEAVVLDECHYMNDSQRGTVWEESIIHCPPSVQLVALSATVANAGQLTDWIEKVHGPTTLVLSDYRPVPLQFSFCSAKGLHPLLNDAGTGLHPNCKVWRAPKGHKRKGRSAKPPQPEPPPISFVVAQMAERDMLPAIYFIFSRRGCDKAVRDLGIQCLVNKEEQARIRARLKAYSSDNPEAVRDGIHADALLRGIAAHHAGVLPAWKELIEELFQQGLVKVVFATETLAAGINMPARTTVIAALSKRTERGHRPLMGSEFLQMAGRAGRRGLDSRGYVVTVQSRFEGVREAGQLATSPADPLVSQFTPSYGMVLNLLQRHDLNKARELVERSFGRYLASLDLVEEEDVLSQLRLQLGQLEGVAGDIPWEDFEEYEKLRGRLREERRLLRILQQQAEETLANELTLALQFASTGTLVSLKSPQLRGRVTPAVIVDKIEGPGQFPLLLCLSDENLWLLVPCQSVVSIHAELSCLQVDGVTAPDLHKAGELRHGDQASGGLALAVAHVARRHDMTTPQYDLAGEVLTQARTVQALEQEQEAHPAHCWGDRKQLKKHRRRMEELEQEIEERQRLLHHRSNRHWETFLALLEVLQQFGCLDELTPTEIGRTVAALRGDNELWLGLALMSGHLDDLSAPDLAAVFEAISTEVNRPDLWSGFPPPPAAEEALHDLSGLRRELLRAQERLGVVVPAWWEPELMGLVEAWAKGTDWSDLIANTSLDEGDVVRIMRRTVDLLAQVPYCEAISEQLRSHARQALRAINRFPVAEAEDLLKQAGDQNPATERAA from the coding sequence ATGGCTGCGTCCGGCCTCGACCCATCGACGATCTTTCCGTTCCCACTGGATGACTTCCAGCTAGAGGCGATTGATGCGTTGAACCAGGGCCACTCGGTAGTGGTCAGTGCTCCGACGGGATCCGGCAAGACCCTGGTGGGGGAGTACGCCATCCATCGGGCCCTCGCCCATGGCCAGAAGGTGTTTTACACAACTCCACTCAAGGCGCTGTCCAACCAGAAGCTGCGGGATTTCCGGGAGGCCTACGGCGACGACAACGTCGGTCTGATGACCGGTGACCTCAGCGTCAACCGTGAGGCATCAATCGTGGTGATGACCACGGAGATCTTCCGCAACATGCTCTATGCGGAAGCCAGCGAACACGACGACCCGCTGGCGGATGTGGAAGCCGTGGTGCTGGATGAGTGCCACTATATGAATGACTCCCAGCGCGGCACGGTTTGGGAGGAGTCGATCATTCACTGCCCGCCCTCGGTGCAGCTGGTGGCTCTGTCGGCCACGGTCGCCAATGCCGGGCAGCTCACCGATTGGATCGAGAAGGTGCATGGTCCAACCACCCTGGTGCTCAGTGACTATCGGCCTGTGCCGCTGCAGTTCAGCTTCTGCAGTGCCAAGGGATTGCATCCGCTGCTGAATGATGCTGGAACCGGACTGCATCCCAACTGCAAGGTCTGGCGTGCGCCGAAGGGGCACAAACGCAAGGGACGCTCCGCCAAACCTCCTCAGCCGGAGCCGCCGCCGATCAGTTTTGTGGTGGCGCAGATGGCGGAACGGGACATGCTCCCCGCCATCTATTTCATCTTCAGTCGCCGCGGTTGCGACAAGGCTGTTCGCGATCTCGGCATCCAGTGCCTGGTCAACAAGGAGGAACAGGCCCGGATCCGGGCGCGGCTTAAGGCCTACAGCAGCGACAACCCTGAGGCGGTGCGGGATGGCATCCATGCCGATGCTCTGCTCCGGGGCATCGCGGCGCACCATGCCGGTGTGCTTCCGGCTTGGAAGGAGTTGATCGAAGAGCTGTTCCAGCAGGGCCTGGTCAAGGTGGTCTTCGCCACGGAGACCCTTGCCGCCGGGATCAACATGCCGGCTCGCACCACCGTGATCGCGGCCCTGTCGAAGCGCACGGAACGGGGACATCGTCCGCTGATGGGCAGTGAGTTCCTGCAGATGGCCGGTCGCGCTGGGCGTCGCGGCCTTGATTCCAGGGGCTATGTCGTCACCGTTCAGAGCCGGTTTGAGGGCGTTCGGGAAGCCGGTCAGCTGGCCACCAGCCCGGCTGATCCGTTGGTCAGCCAGTTCACGCCCAGTTACGGCATGGTGCTCAACCTGCTGCAACGCCATGACCTCAACAAGGCACGGGAGTTGGTGGAGCGCAGCTTCGGGCGCTATCTCGCCAGCCTCGATCTAGTGGAGGAGGAGGACGTGCTGTCCCAGCTGAGGCTGCAGCTCGGACAGCTTGAGGGGGTGGCCGGGGACATCCCTTGGGAAGACTTCGAGGAGTACGAAAAGCTCAGAGGACGCCTGCGGGAGGAGCGGCGCCTGCTGCGGATTCTTCAACAGCAGGCTGAAGAGACCCTGGCCAACGAACTCACCCTGGCGCTGCAGTTCGCCAGCACCGGAACGCTGGTGAGCCTCAAGTCACCGCAGCTGCGCGGACGGGTGACTCCTGCTGTGATCGTCGACAAGATTGAGGGCCCGGGCCAGTTCCCGCTGCTGCTCTGTCTGAGTGATGAGAACCTCTGGCTGCTGGTGCCATGCCAGTCCGTCGTCAGCATCCATGCCGAATTGAGCTGTTTGCAGGTGGATGGGGTCACGGCCCCTGATTTGCACAAGGCTGGCGAACTGCGCCATGGCGATCAGGCCAGTGGTGGACTGGCCCTGGCGGTGGCGCACGTGGCCCGGCGCCATGACATGACGACGCCTCAATACGACCTGGCGGGGGAAGTGCTGACTCAGGCCAGGACGGTGCAGGCCCTGGAACAGGAGCAGGAAGCCCATCCCGCCCATTGCTGGGGTGATCGCAAGCAGCTGAAGAAGCATCGGCGCCGGATGGAGGAGTTGGAGCAGGAGATTGAGGAGCGGCAGCGGTTGCTGCACCATCGCTCCAACCGCCACTGGGAAACCTTCCTGGCTCTGCTCGAGGTTCTTCAGCAGTTCGGCTGCCTTGATGAGCTGACGCCCACGGAGATCGGGCGGACCGTGGCGGCCTTGCGTGGTGACAACGAGCTTTGGCTTGGACTGGCCTTGATGAGTGGACATCTCGATGACCTCTCAGCGCCGGATCTGGCGGCGGTGTTTGAAGCGATCAGTACCGAGGTCAACCGGCCTGATCTCTGGAGTGGCTTCCCTCCCCCTCCCGCAGCGGAGGAGGCACTGCACGATCTCTCAGGATTGCGCCGGGAGTTGTTGCGGGCCCAGGAGCGTCTCGGTGTGGTGGTGCCGGCTTGGTGGGAGCCTGAGCTGATGGGGCTGGTGGAGGCATGGGCGAAAGGGACGGACTGGTCCGATCTGATCGCCAACACCTCGCTGGATGAAGGGGATGTGGTGCGGATCATGCGCCGCACCGTGGATCTGCTGGCCCAGGTGCCTTATTGCGAAGCGATCAGTGAGCAGTTGCGCAGCCATGCTCGTCAGGCCCTGCGAGCAATTAACCGCTTCCCGGTGGCGGAGGCCGAGGACCTGCTCAAGCAGGCTGGCGATCAGAACCCTGCCACCGAACGGGCGGCCTGA
- a CDS encoding class II fumarate hydratase → MGQPMRQEHDSMGAVDVPAAALWGAQTQRSLNNFAIGHQKIPAELIHALARIKQCCAAVNGRHGLLNDQQVALIERAGQAIHTGQHDDHFPLSVWQTGSGTQTNMNVNEVISNLAALHSGESLGSHRPLHPNDHINRSQSTNDVFPAAIHVAAALQLQQDLLPELKRLIASLDAKADAWQDIIKIGRTHLQDAVPLRLSDEVSAWRDRLSDGVHWLTTAHQDLLALPLGGTAVGSGLNTPDRFADEVCAELASRTGSDFQPANNLFAVMAGHDALLQTMAQLRRLAVTLLTIANDIRLLACGPRAGLGELLLPANEPGSSIMPGKVNPTQCEAMAMVCTQVIGMDAAVAAAGAGGHLQMNVYKPLIGFNLIEGIRLLQDACRCFRLNLVSGMEPDRDRIAFYVERSLMLVTALTPEIGYEKACAIAQHAHRDGLTLREAAMQSGAITGERFDQLIDPATMASPHR, encoded by the coding sequence ATGGGCCAACCGATGAGGCAGGAGCACGACAGCATGGGAGCTGTCGACGTCCCCGCTGCAGCGCTCTGGGGAGCCCAGACCCAGCGATCCCTCAACAACTTCGCCATCGGTCATCAAAAGATTCCAGCGGAGCTGATTCATGCCCTGGCACGGATCAAACAGTGCTGCGCGGCTGTGAACGGTCGCCATGGTCTGTTGAACGACCAACAGGTGGCCTTGATCGAACGGGCGGGCCAGGCGATCCACACAGGCCAGCACGATGACCACTTTCCTCTGAGTGTCTGGCAGACCGGCAGCGGCACGCAGACGAACATGAACGTGAATGAGGTGATCAGCAACCTCGCTGCTCTGCACTCCGGAGAGAGCCTCGGCTCGCACCGTCCCCTCCATCCCAATGACCACATCAACCGGTCCCAGTCCACAAATGACGTTTTCCCGGCAGCGATCCATGTGGCTGCGGCTCTACAGCTGCAGCAGGATCTGCTGCCAGAGCTGAAGCGGCTGATCGCGAGTCTCGATGCCAAGGCCGATGCCTGGCAGGACATAATCAAGATCGGGCGGACCCATCTGCAGGACGCAGTACCGCTGCGACTTAGCGATGAAGTCAGCGCCTGGCGCGACCGACTCAGCGACGGCGTCCATTGGCTGACCACAGCCCATCAAGACCTTCTGGCTCTGCCACTCGGAGGCACAGCCGTCGGCAGTGGTTTAAACACGCCGGACCGATTTGCCGACGAGGTTTGTGCTGAACTCGCCAGCCGAACGGGATCAGACTTTCAGCCGGCGAACAACCTGTTTGCCGTGATGGCGGGCCATGACGCCCTGTTGCAGACCATGGCTCAGCTGCGGCGTCTGGCCGTGACGCTGCTCACCATCGCCAATGACATCCGCCTGCTGGCCTGCGGACCCAGGGCTGGGCTAGGGGAACTGCTGTTGCCCGCCAATGAACCGGGCAGCTCAATCATGCCGGGCAAGGTGAATCCAACCCAGTGCGAGGCCATGGCCATGGTCTGCACCCAGGTGATCGGCATGGATGCAGCCGTGGCGGCGGCTGGTGCTGGGGGGCATCTGCAGATGAACGTCTACAAGCCCCTGATCGGCTTCAACCTGATCGAGGGGATCCGTCTGCTGCAGGACGCCTGCCGGTGTTTCCGGCTGAATCTGGTGAGCGGGATGGAACCAGACCGTGACCGGATCGCGTTCTACGTGGAGCGATCCCTGATGCTGGTGACGGCTTTGACGCCGGAGATCGGCTACGAAAAAGCCTGTGCGATCGCCCAGCACGCCCACCGAGACGGACTGACGCTTCGGGAGGCCGCGATGCAATCCGGAGCGATCACAGGCGAACGGTTTGACCAGTTGATCGATCCAGCCACGATGGCCTCACCCCACCGCTGA
- a CDS encoding DUF1997 domain-containing protein — translation MPFTCLAEASHCCTVVLPGGEKAVLRRFFRRPKRSMAALLTRQRMDCKGDGRFLYASRPFQLLRFEIRPEVLFAAQWSDQAKGLEIAFEDCRIHGLGAMQNAIRFECTALLVPKQEGVEAQARAVVLLSSDSPLTALPTGLRQRLATQALQLVFARLERRCQGGLKRALLDWIAEDAMGRADLKRES, via the coding sequence ATGCCCTTCACCTGCCTCGCTGAGGCCAGTCATTGCTGCACGGTTGTGCTGCCCGGTGGCGAGAAGGCTGTGCTGCGGAGGTTTTTCCGGCGCCCGAAGCGATCAATGGCCGCCCTGCTCACCCGACAGCGGATGGACTGCAAGGGCGATGGTCGCTTCCTCTACGCATCGCGGCCGTTTCAGCTCCTGCGATTTGAAATCAGGCCAGAGGTGCTGTTTGCCGCGCAGTGGTCGGATCAAGCCAAGGGGCTGGAGATTGCCTTTGAGGACTGCCGGATTCATGGCCTTGGCGCCATGCAGAACGCCATCCGCTTCGAGTGCACGGCGTTGCTTGTCCCCAAGCAGGAGGGTGTGGAGGCTCAGGCTCGAGCGGTGGTTCTTTTGTCGTCGGACAGTCCGTTGACTGCGCTGCCGACTGGCCTGCGCCAACGTTTGGCTACGCAGGCGTTGCAGCTGGTGTTTGCGCGGCTGGAGCGACGCTGCCAGGGCGGGCTGAAACGGGCCTTGCTGGATTGGATTGCGGAGGATGCAATGGGGCGTGCTGATCTCAAGCGTGAGAGTTAA
- a CDS encoding ABC transporter permease, with translation MSKMRAGFVDQIKSRLDRLWLQIRIVLALSETEFVLRAEKGSFGVWGVLFEPLALMMTLLALRILIRLKSTDLLSPVIWLACGIALLYMFRKIGIKALTGVSKRQKFFFYRRIRPLDTLLASALIEARIHGSILVLVFISVSFWSWQFKLDDPALVLIDFILTIALGLGVGISALVIGHRIPIVKTLTKFGINRLLLWTSGIFYATYTLPGPIRPLVTWNPLLHSVELLRHGINVAYPIPGISLQYLFACSSLSCGFGLLFYFLNEALLLADD, from the coding sequence ATGAGCAAAATGCGAGCCGGATTTGTCGATCAGATCAAGTCAAGACTTGATCGCCTTTGGTTGCAAATCAGAATCGTTCTCGCGCTTTCTGAGACGGAGTTCGTCCTTAGGGCTGAAAAGGGATCCTTCGGTGTTTGGGGTGTCTTGTTTGAACCCTTGGCGTTGATGATGACCTTGTTAGCACTCAGGATTTTGATTCGGTTGAAGTCCACTGATTTGCTGAGTCCAGTGATCTGGCTTGCTTGCGGGATCGCACTTCTATATATGTTCAGAAAAATAGGAATCAAGGCATTAACAGGTGTTTCGAAGCGTCAGAAATTCTTTTTTTACCGTCGAATTCGTCCCCTGGACACGTTGTTAGCGTCGGCCTTGATTGAAGCCAGAATTCATGGTTCTATTCTGGTTTTGGTCTTCATTAGTGTTTCGTTTTGGAGTTGGCAGTTCAAGCTGGATGATCCAGCACTTGTTCTTATTGATTTCATTCTCACGATTGCTCTTGGCTTGGGGGTTGGCATCAGTGCTTTGGTGATCGGTCACCGCATCCCGATTGTTAAAACATTGACGAAATTCGGGATTAATCGATTGTTGCTTTGGACCTCTGGAATTTTTTATGCTACCTACACACTTCCTGGGCCGATACGTCCACTAGTGACGTGGAACCCACTGCTTCATTCGGTTGAGTTGCTGCGACATGGAATTAATGTGGCCTATCCAATACCTGGAATCAGTCTGCAGTATCTGTTTGCGTGTAGTTCACTGAGCTGCGGGTTTGGACTACTGTTCTATTTCCTCAACGAGGCTCTCCTGCTCGCCGATGACTGA
- a CDS encoding sugar ABC transporter: MNSGTLAAAFVVLSAMYCFGVGRDRYQATSEFVIKQPLPPASASTMVLGSMQSSSVLSSLEDGRYLQVYLKSNAVKQAVFPDPSAFKRTYAPQAPDQWSGLRRDANDQEQLAFFRQQLDVIPQELSGTIVLSTSAFTADDAYRLNSDLLKQSQRFVNEVNQSISADQQKFAEEQVAFAKTRLTTATNALEAFQDLYGQLDPLGEQTATTGFITGLESRLVDLKVEEASLRRQFRDPNAPEVAFVADQVRELERQIQEERQKAVGAGGRDLNKLATQASRLQGDVDFARESLSSAMRAADNSRMESQRQLKFIVMLSKPQMPTGPETSWRWKAFLSCLGVLIVVWGVGGFMLTALRRY; this comes from the coding sequence ATGAATTCGGGAACCTTGGCTGCTGCTTTTGTCGTCCTCTCGGCGATGTATTGCTTTGGTGTGGGCCGTGATCGCTATCAAGCGACGTCCGAATTTGTCATCAAGCAGCCGCTGCCCCCGGCTTCAGCCTCCACCATGGTTCTTGGCTCGATGCAGAGCTCCAGCGTGCTCTCGTCTCTGGAGGACGGTCGTTATTTGCAGGTTTACCTGAAATCCAATGCTGTGAAGCAGGCGGTTTTCCCTGATCCATCTGCGTTTAAGAGGACCTATGCACCTCAGGCTCCAGATCAATGGAGTGGCTTACGTCGTGATGCCAATGACCAGGAGCAGCTTGCTTTCTTCCGCCAGCAGCTCGATGTGATTCCCCAGGAACTCTCAGGGACCATCGTTCTATCCACAAGTGCGTTCACCGCAGACGATGCCTATCGCCTCAATTCCGATCTTCTGAAACAGTCGCAGCGCTTCGTTAATGAGGTGAATCAGTCGATCAGTGCGGATCAACAGAAGTTTGCTGAGGAGCAGGTGGCCTTCGCGAAGACCCGTCTCACCACGGCCACCAATGCGCTTGAAGCTTTTCAGGATCTTTACGGACAACTGGATCCTTTGGGAGAACAGACGGCTACCACTGGCTTCATTACTGGCTTGGAATCTCGGCTGGTTGATCTGAAGGTTGAGGAAGCCAGTCTTCGACGCCAGTTCCGTGATCCCAATGCTCCAGAGGTTGCTTTTGTCGCAGACCAAGTACGTGAGCTCGAGCGACAGATTCAGGAAGAGCGCCAAAAGGCCGTTGGAGCCGGGGGACGTGATCTGAACAAACTTGCTACGCAAGCCAGTCGCCTCCAAGGAGATGTGGATTTTGCACGGGAATCCTTGAGTTCAGCCATGCGTGCGGCTGACAACAGCAGGATGGAAAGCCAGCGTCAGCTGAAATTCATCGTGATGCTGAGCAAGCCGCAGATGCCCACCGGCCCTGAAACGTCATGGCGTTGGAAGGCCTTTCTGTCATGCCTGGGTGTTTTGATTGTGGTCTGGGGCGTTGGAGGATTCATGTTGACGGCATTACGGCGTTATTAA